Below is a genomic region from Raphanus sativus cultivar WK10039 chromosome 4, ASM80110v3, whole genome shotgun sequence.
ttataaacgaaataatatattacatataaatttcaataacatgtgtcaaaataccaaaatttaacatataaattggtttgatttggatatttggatagaaaatcaatacatattttatgttttttggtgttttaagtAAATTGTAACTATTTAGACATGtgcttttgactatttgtatatactaggtgtttttccttgcgggcttaataattttacaaattactaaataaatatattatcaattcgagaaccattaaaataaattattttcatgccttgatatttaataattaattaaatattaattttgtatacaataaagtttattttaataaaaaatatttattatgtaaaaaatttgaaaatattcatatattcataaaactatatacatggatatatatttatttttgaaatatataattttgtagataatgatgggaatcaaattaatgaaattcgtTTAAATTTTTGAGTAattctatattaacaaatctaatctaattatgTATTAAGGACAACGAAGATTTTAAACgctataacttttaacgtgagagaaagaaaatcgTTTTGAATATAGTAGTATAAACTAAATGTTCtcttttcagttatataaaattgataatttttcttgattaatctttagttatgtgttttctgttttattttagttttaaatttattattaaaagatatttcagataacaacacaatatatatgtgtatatatcatattttattttttaatatatattaggtttcagataattcttcttcttattattattattatttttaatcatttaaattcgtttttattttggagttgatttatttattttattcattaagggtataaacgatattaaccactctaacttttaatgtgagagctcgaatccaaaattttacttcgcaaataatagtatagaagattttcaagtattttggataattttataatattatatatattttagattctttttaatatacgttcagtctaaaaatagttaaaatatatatgtatatgaatctatttcggatacattcgggtatccaaaatatttcggtttggatcgggttcggtttcggttctttaagtatcaaaaatttgaacccattcggatatttaattaatttcggttcggatttggtactattttttcggatcgaattcggttcggttcttcgggtTCGGTTTTTTTTCCCACCCCTACTTCTTCGGATAACATACAGCATTTCAGAAGAACCCATCCCTTGCTTATTAATAGGAtgcaaattcaaaaaataacatttaatttgATACTTATTTACAGAACATGTCATTACCATTCAACCAACATAATTTAATTCCATGAAGAGTTAGACAAATGCATACTTGTACTTAAGGAGCTGCttacaaaataatttcatacactacttattaattatttatttaataatatctaaaaataaaaattaattatagaaCCCATTAATACAAACTACCaaataatacaaataatattacaaaaatgaattatggtaactaattgtagAATTATAGAAAGAATATATAATGTTCatcatttttatcatatatgtatttataattatatataaaatagtttgtttgacaaaataaataaataaatagtttagtatatgtttatagaaataaatataatggttGTATGTTCTTATAAAAGAATTACATTTCTATGTAAGGatatattattacttttatgtttttaaaggCCACAcatgatttataaatcattttgaaacatgttgaaattatttaagaacatttttattatagcttacaaaataattttactaGAGTTAATATGTCATTTATAAgacttttattaaattatttataagggtttataaattcattttaaaccaaataaaatgttataaaatcatTCGTAAATGCTTCTAAATCTATTTTACTGTATAAATGTatgtttaaaatgatttatacgaaccatacaaaattatttcacactttttattatatattaaccaTAAGTCATTTAAGTAACTTTTGTTATTACAATTTTAGGTgaaatcttaaatatttttataattctgatggaattttatatttgatttatttttaacaattctaaataaaaattaattctaaaataaattatcttcaacattatatataataagatttttcgTATAATATTACATTCCGCGAGATCGCGGACAATACCTAGTATTACTATACACCAACAAACATGGGATGAATAAGATCTTTATTTCGGGCAGTTACCATTTGTGGATGCATTCACACTTGAAGGAGATAAGGAACAACAGATCTTTTCCTTTTAACCACAAGAGACCACCACTAAGGATTTATCAGAAACCAGACTCTTATATCGTGGATATTTCACCAAGATATCAAAAATACTAGATCAGATTTCTCAATGGCTACAAATCAGCCCACCAGCTAGTTTCTTGAAGACTAAGTCCTTTGGCATTTATCTTTTAATACTTTAtgtattttctttcctttccaGAGTATTATAACGTTGCAGTTGTGCCAAGCTTCTGCCTTATACAAACAGGCGATACACAGACAAACAAAAAAGGTCTTGTCATTTTTAATTGCATTACAATATTGCATTCCGACTTCTTTTGTACAGATAACACTCTCTTTCTTCCCCTAAACATATTTGCTTAAGTAAACCTTTTTGTAAAAATTACGGCCAAAAAGTCGAGCAAAACAATACAGTAACATATTTATCTTTGACAGTTACACAAGAAAGAATGAGTTAGTTGTCTATGTAACTTACATGACTCGAAAAAGGCAAGTCAGATCCACAAAGAGGATCaaatgaagttaaaaaaaaaaaccattgtATATCCTTTTAGCAAAACTATGAAGTAACAATATAGAAAACCGAAATTAGTATCGATAATAACGGTACAAGTGTTCCGTCAATAATCGAAGAAGCCGATTGTACAAGATTATCTGCACCAAGTGAGTAAGCAGCTCCTGTCCCATCTTTCACTTTGATGCTTGACGAAcctaagagaaaaaaaaaacgaacataattgtttgatttcttctctttttttataCATCGTTATCTAGTTTAGTTCTCAGGTTCTAGATACTTACAGTTGTGGTCTACCCATCCAATGACCTCATTATCCAGATCGTATACTACTAGCTTGTTCGAAAGCACCAAATCTACACATGAATAAACCCACTTTGAGGACAGATACATCATGTGATTCAAGTCAATCACATGGGAgacaataaaaacaaagatgatTTAAAGATGAGAAACAGCCAATAGTATGATTTGAAATTTACCGCCCAAAAGGATTACATCGGATCCGTCCTGAGTCGTCAATCCACCAGATTGCCAACCAAAGCAGTACATGTCTTGCTGTAAGAGATGGAAAAGGAAATAAGAGAGCTCAATTTGTGGACCAGACAGACAAAAATGCTTGAGACAGAATTGTATACAAGAGCCAAGGGACTCTCTGAATATTCTGTCGATACGAACACATCAAAGTAGAAATGTGCCTTTTGACTTACACGAAGTGAGAAAAGATAATCGTGCGGATAAATAGTCATTTTGAGTGAGTCCTCGAAATGAAGATTGACTACAGGAAATGCTTTATCTGTGCTGCAGGTACAAGaatgaataaatattattaGCACATCCTTGGCCTAAGCATCTTATAGATCTTGTCGTTTGTACACATGCATTTTTGCGTATCTGTGATGAATGTttacttaaaagaaaaaaaaatatatataacacaaaGCAAGTCATCTTACTCTGTAGTGAAACTAAAGCACGCAAAAGTCTCCTGTACCGTGTGCAGTTTCACCGGTTGCCTAGCAGTAATCTAATATTTACACAGAAAAAATATCTATGTCAAGGGTTGTGACTATAAACTAGAAACAACGAGTGTAAAAGAGTTTTCACCTTTTTAAGTAGCGAGTTGTACAGATTCTCTGGTAAGTAAGCTAAAGTTGTACCACTGTCAATAATGGTTCCTCCATTTCCGCCGAAACTAGCTATGCTTGGTGGGAGATCAACAGGTTCGCCATCTACATCTATTCCCTTTAAAATGACGTTGTAATGTACCCTAAAAAAACATTGTTGTTATACTTAATATGTATACACCACAAGCTTAAATGCCTTaaagagagatcaagaaaatGGTAAAGAGATGGTCTTTCACTTACTGATTAGGAACCAAAGGAGTTGTTTTCACAACTGGAGACTCCACTTCCCCAACAGCAAAAATCCCACCTCCATTAACATTGTCTAGGCAATGCGAGAAAACCCTCTTGACGTTCCCCGCGGCAGCGAGCTGTGAAATGATAGAGGTATTTGCTTGTCCAAATCCCATAATGCCATCAACAGCTGAGTCAGTTTGCCCAAGTTGCCCTGATTGGTTGCTTCCACACCTGAAggaaaatcatttttaagaAGCAGACAAACAATGCCATAgcccccaaaaaaaaagaaaaaaaaaagatttttgaaTGGCGCACCCGAAGACAACTTGTTGAGCAAGAGGTGAGGTTCTAAGGTTTCCAGTGACTTGATCCAGAGTAATGTTGTCCTTGACGAAATCACCGTCACTGGTGCTTCCGTCTCCGTAGACGACGTGGTAACTACAGGGCTTCTTCTCGGGTTCGCACGTGTCTGATTGAGAAATCAAGGAACAGAAACCATCGTCGCACCAAACTTTCTTGGAAGTTGAGGAAGCTTTTGAGTCGTACAAGGACAGAGGTATCTGCATTGCATAGCAAAAAAAGCAGGTGAGAAATGATCTGAAACGTAAGAAGctgataattaattttttttttgaaaaagggctaaTAATGAaaagtttcatttaaaaaaaaaaaaaaaaaaaaaacatacaccGAGATCAGTTTTGACAGGGCATTTGGAACAAGGTGCACAGTTGACCCAAAGTATATCACTTCCTGTATCAACTTGCACATGATAGTACTTTGGTGGTGATCCTAGCTGGATTTTCGTGAAGTATaatctgaaaataaaacacGTATGATGATC
It encodes:
- the LOC108829005 gene encoding aspartic proteinase 36 gives rise to the protein MVVVAMDLSPTLRILACVFMMAIQFASGNFVFNVTHKFAGKDKQLSELKSHDTFRHARMLANVDLPLGGDSRADSIGLYFTKIQLGSPPKYYHVQVDTGSDILWVNCAPCSKCPVKTDLGIPLSLYDSKASSTSKKVWCDDGFCSLISQSDTCEPEKKPCSYHVVYGDGSTSDGDFVKDNITLDQVTGNLRTSPLAQQVVFGCGSNQSGQLGQTDSAVDGIMGFGQANTSIISQLAAAGNVKRVFSHCLDNVNGGGIFAVGEVESPVVKTTPLVPNQVHYNVILKGIDVDGEPVDLPPSIASFGGNGGTIIDSGTTLAYLPENLYNSLLKKITARQPVKLHTVQETFACFSFTTDTDKAFPVVNLHFEDSLKMTIYPHDYLFSLRQDMYCFGWQSGGLTTQDGSDVILLGDLVLSNKLVVYDLDNEVIGWVDHNCSSSIKVKDGTGAAYSLGADNLVQSASSIIDGTLVPLLSILISVFYIVTS